GGCACTTAGCGCGCCCGGTTCATTTGATACGATCGCCGGCCATGCCCGTGCCGAGCGAGACCACCGTCTTCTACCGCAATCTGCGGTGGCTGCGCTTCGTCGACACGTTCGGGCGGCGCGGGGCCGGCATACTCGACTACCTCGGGGGTCTCGCGGAAATGACCGCGCGGGCCGTCGCCGGCGTATTCGGGAAGCCCTTCTACGCGCAGGAGATCCTCCACCAGATGGATGAGAGCGGCGTGAAGTCGCTCGGGATCACGAACGTCACCGCGCTCTTCACCGGGATGGTGCTCGCCCTCCAAACCGCCTATTCGCTCGCGGCGTTCGGCGGGAAGCTCTTCATCGGCCGCGTCGTGTCGCTCTCGCTCGTCCGCGAGCTCGGCCCGGTGCTGACCGCGCTCATGGTCGGCGGCCGCGTCGGCGCGGGGATCACCGCCGAGCTCGGCTCGATGACGGTGACCGAGCAGGTGGACGCGCTCCGCGCGATGGCGGTCTCGCCGACGAAGCGGCTCGTGACGCCGCGGCTCATCGCGGTCTTCCTGATGCTCCCGATGCTCACGGCGCTCGCCGACCTCCTCGGAATCCTGGGCGGCCTGCTCATCGCCGTCACGGAGCTTTCGATCTCGGCGTCCTTCTACTTCAACAGCATCTGGAACCAGCTCCGCATCTCCGACATCGCGAGCGGCCTGGGAAAATCGTTTTTCTTCGCGATGGAGATCGCGCTGATCGGCTGCTACAACGGGTTGAACGTCAAGGGGGGCGCGGCCTCGGTCGGGACCGCGACCACGCGCACGGTCGTCTCGGCGTCGATCTCGATTCTCGTCTCCGACTTCTTCCTGACGAAGCTCTTCCTCGCGCTGTGACGACCGACGCCGCCGCTCCGCCGCCCGCGACGGGCCCCGCCATCGACCTCGTCGATCTCCGGAAGACGTACGAGGGAAGGGCCGTGCTCGCGGGCGCTTCGCTCACGGTCGAGCGCGGCGAGACGATGGTGATCCTCGGGCCGTCCGGCACCGGGAAAAGCGTGCTCCTCCGGCACATCAACGGGCTCACGAAGCCCGACTCCGGACAGGTGTTCGTCTTCGGCCAGGACATCGTCCCGCTGTCGGAGGAGGACCTCGCTCCCGTGCGGCTCCGCGCCTCCATGCTGTTCCAGGGAGGCGCGCTCTTCGACTCCATGAACGTGTTCGACAACGTCGCGTTCCCGATGCGTGAGCACGCCGAGATGAGCCCGAAGGAGATCAAGGACCGGGTCGCCGAGAAGCTCGGGCTGGTCGGCCTGCCGGGGACCCAGCGGAAGATGCCCGCCGAGCTCTCGGGGGGGATGCGCAAGCGCGTCGCGCTCGCGCGCTCGATCGCGCTCGACCCGGAGATCATTTTATTCGACGAGCCGACGACCGGGCTCGACCCGATCAACTCGGAGAAGATCAACGAGCTGATCGACGATCTGAACGAGCGGCTGAAGGCGACGTTCGTCGTCGTCACCCACGACATCGTCTCCGCCCGCGTGATCTCCGACCGCGTCGCGTTCCTCCACGGAGGGACGTTCGAATTCGTCGGGACGTTCGCCGAGGCCGCGCGCGGCGCCCACCCGATCCTCTCGGATTTCTTCCGGTCCCAGGGCTTCCCGGCGGGCACGTCCGCGTCCTCGGAGGCGTGGTCGGCCGCAGAAGGAGACTTCGCATGACGGCTTCGAGCGACATCGTCCGGCGGCGCTTCCGCGTCGGCCTCGTGGTCTTCATCGCCCTGCTCGCCTTCGCGACCGGGATCTTCATGGTCGGACGCCGCGCGAATCTCTTCACGCGGAAGGTCGACTACCGGATCCATTTCCAGTCGGCCGCGGGGCTCACCGCGGGCAACGCCGTCCGACTCGCCGGCGTGACGGTCGGCAACGTGACCGAGGTCGCGCTCTCGGAAAAGCCGGGCGACAGCACGGTGACGGTGACCGTCTCGATCGAGCGCAAGATGACGTCGCGAATCCGGACCGACACGACCGCCTCGATCAAGACGATCGGGTTGCTGGGCGACAAGTACATCGACCTGCAGGGAGGCTCGGAGACCGCCGCCGAGATCGCGCCGGAGGGCTGGATTCCGGCGGCGAAGGAGGCCGGCATCGAGAAGCTCCTCGCCGGGGGCGAGGGCCTGCTCGGCGATCTCACCGAAATCGCGCGGTCGCTGAAGGTGATCCTCGGAAGGACCGAGAAGGGGAAGGGCCTCCTCGGCGAGCTCACGAGCGACTCCGCCGAGGGACAACAGATCGGGACGAATCTCAACCAGACGCTCCGGCAGCTTTCCGTGACCCTCGGAAAGATCAACTCCGGCAAGACGCTCGCGGGCAAGCTCCTCGCCGACGAGCGCTACGGCCGCGAGACGGGCGACGCGCTTCGCCGGGCGATCGGCTCCGCGTCGCGCACCTTCGGCCTGATCGCCGACGACCTGCAGAACGGGAAGGGCGCGCTCCCCGCGCTTCTGGCCGACCCCGAGGGGAAGAAGAAGGTCTACGCGCTGATCGACAACCTCTCGCAGGCCGGCGTGTCGCTGGCGCGGGTGTCGGCCGACCTCGACCGGGGGAAGGGGCTCCTCCCGGTGCTCCTCCACGACCAGGAGTTCGCGTCCGACTTCCGCCGGCGCGTCGGCGACCTGACGCAGCACCTCGACTCGATCTCCGAGAAGCTCGACCGCGGGGACGGATCGGTCGGAAAGCTCATCAACGACCCCGGGCTCTACGACGCGGCCAACGACATCGTCGTCGGCATCAACGACTCCAGGCTCCTGCGGTGGCTGATCCGGAACCGCCAGAAGCACGGGATCCGGAACCGCTACGACCGCGCGGTCGTCAAAGAGAAGGGGGCGCCCCCGCCGGAGGCGCCGGAGGCGCCGCCGCCGCCCGAGCCTCAACGGTGAGGCTTCTCGTCACGGGAGGAGCCGGGTTCATCGGATCGCAGCTCGCCGACCGGCGCCTCGCGGCGGGCGACCGCGTGACGGTGATCGACGATTTCAACGACTACTACGACCCGGCGCGAAAGCGCGCCAACGTCGCGGCGGCGCTCTCGAATCCCGCGTACCGTCTCGTCGAGGGGGACATCCGCGACCGCGCGCTCGTCTTCTCCCTCTTCCGCGAAGGCGAGTTCGACGCGGTCGTGCATCTGGCGGCTCGCGCCGGCGTGCGCCCCTCGATCCAGGACCCGGTCCTCTACGAGGAGGTCAACTGCGTCGCGAGCATCCACCTCTTCGAAGCCGCGGCGCGCCACGGCAAGCCGAAGTTCCTCTTCGCGTCATCCTCGTCGGTCTACGGGGTCAACTCGAAGCTCCCGTTCTCCGAGGAGGACCCGATCTCCCGGCCGGTCTCGCCGTATGCGACGACGAAGCGAAGCGGCGAGCTCCTCGCGTTCAACTTTCACCACCTCGACGGCCTCGACGTCTTCTGCCTGCGGTTCTTCACCGTCTACGGGCCGCGCCAGCGGCCGGAGATGGCGATCGCGAAGTTCGCCGACGCGCTCGAGCGCGGGACCGAGATCCCGTTCTTCGGGGATGGGTCGTCCCGGCGGGACTACACCTACATCGACGACATCCTCGACGGCGTCGAGGCGGCGATCGAGCGGTGCCGGGGTTTCGAGATCGTGAACCTCGGCGGCGCGCACCCGATCTCGCTCGCCGAGCTCGTCGCGCTCCTCGAAAAGGCGACGGGCCGCCGCGCGATCCTCCGCCGGCTCCCGGACCAGCCCGGCGACGTGCCGGCGACGTACGCCGACGTCGAAAAAGCGCGCCGTT
This DNA window, taken from Thermoanaerobaculia bacterium, encodes the following:
- a CDS encoding ABC transporter permease, encoding MPVPSETTVFYRNLRWLRFVDTFGRRGAGILDYLGGLAEMTARAVAGVFGKPFYAQEILHQMDESGVKSLGITNVTALFTGMVLALQTAYSLAAFGGKLFIGRVVSLSLVRELGPVLTALMVGGRVGAGITAELGSMTVTEQVDALRAMAVSPTKRLVTPRLIAVFLMLPMLTALADLLGILGGLLIAVTELSISASFYFNSIWNQLRISDIASGLGKSFFFAMEIALIGCYNGLNVKGGAASVGTATTRTVVSASISILVSDFFLTKLFLAL
- a CDS encoding ABC transporter ATP-binding protein; the encoded protein is MTTDAAAPPPATGPAIDLVDLRKTYEGRAVLAGASLTVERGETMVILGPSGTGKSVLLRHINGLTKPDSGQVFVFGQDIVPLSEEDLAPVRLRASMLFQGGALFDSMNVFDNVAFPMREHAEMSPKEIKDRVAEKLGLVGLPGTQRKMPAELSGGMRKRVALARSIALDPEIILFDEPTTGLDPINSEKINELIDDLNERLKATFVVVTHDIVSARVISDRVAFLHGGTFEFVGTFAEAARGAHPILSDFFRSQGFPAGTSASSEAWSAAEGDFA
- a CDS encoding MlaD family protein, with product MTASSDIVRRRFRVGLVVFIALLAFATGIFMVGRRANLFTRKVDYRIHFQSAAGLTAGNAVRLAGVTVGNVTEVALSEKPGDSTVTVTVSIERKMTSRIRTDTTASIKTIGLLGDKYIDLQGGSETAAEIAPEGWIPAAKEAGIEKLLAGGEGLLGDLTEIARSLKVILGRTEKGKGLLGELTSDSAEGQQIGTNLNQTLRQLSVTLGKINSGKTLAGKLLADERYGRETGDALRRAIGSASRTFGLIADDLQNGKGALPALLADPEGKKKVYALIDNLSQAGVSLARVSADLDRGKGLLPVLLHDQEFASDFRRRVGDLTQHLDSISEKLDRGDGSVGKLINDPGLYDAANDIVVGINDSRLLRWLIRNRQKHGIRNRYDRAVVKEKGAPPPEAPEAPPPPEPQR
- a CDS encoding GDP-mannose 4,6-dehydratase; its protein translation is MRLLVTGGAGFIGSQLADRRLAAGDRVTVIDDFNDYYDPARKRANVAAALSNPAYRLVEGDIRDRALVFSLFREGEFDAVVHLAARAGVRPSIQDPVLYEEVNCVASIHLFEAAARHGKPKFLFASSSSVYGVNSKLPFSEEDPISRPVSPYATTKRSGELLAFNFHHLDGLDVFCLRFFTVYGPRQRPEMAIAKFADALERGTEIPFFGDGSSRRDYTYIDDILDGVEAAIERCRGFEIVNLGGAHPISLAELVALLEKATGRRAILRRLPDQPGDVPATYADVEKARRLLGYAPKVPIEEGLARYVAWRRAGAA